The Clostridiales bacterium FE2011 sequence GACATGGAACCGCTCTTGTCAAGGATGAAGACCATTTCTGTCAGATTCTTTTTCATAATAAAATCCCTCCGGTCCGTATTCTGTCAGGGTCTTTTTCAACCCTGCATCCAGATCATAACGGAAACCGGAGGGGAAAGGGTCGCCCGTCAGGCGACAAATCAGCCCATGCCGGAGCCGAGCAGCGGCATATCCAGGCCGAAGAGTACCTCGTTGATGTCGTAGATATTATAGATCCGGTGCTTGATGCAGTATTCCAGGACAAGATCGAACTCGCTGCTGCGGGTCAGGGCGAACCCGGCCTTCTTCAGCAGGGTCTTTGTCTCCGGCAGGGTAAGCTCCAGCGCGACCGCAAAGGCGAGCACGGTGGGTTTGCTGGGTTTATAGGCGGGATTGGAACGGATTTTGCTGAAAAGTTTCCGGTCCACGTTGGCTTTCTTGTAGCACTGGGCGTCTGTCATGCCGCGTTCGTCGATCAGCCGGAGCAGGGCCTGGGAAAAGCCTTCGTCCGTCTGCTTCAGGATTTCCTTCCAGTCAGGCGCAAGAGAGGGAGCCGGGGCAGGGGCAGATGCCTGGACTTTCGGTTCCGCTGCTTCCGGACAGGAGTTCCCCATAAGGGGCTGGCAGATCTCCATGTCATAGTCCAGCGCGGTCGTTTCATCCGAATGCCAGAGGTTTTCACGGATGTTTTCCCTTCTTCTCCGGATGCGGGTTTCGGCATAGACGTCGTCAATGTATTCCTTCACATCGCGGAACAGCTTTTTGCTGTTCAGGAAGGAGTCGCGTCCGAACACGACAAGATAGACCATCAGGTCATGGTCCATCAGGAAGCCGGTAATGGTTTCCACGGCCACAGCCATGGCCTGGTCTCCGGGATAGCCGTAGGCACCGGCGGATATCATGGGGAAGGCGACGCTCTCACAGCCGTTTTCCACAGCCAGCTCCAGGGAATGACGGTAGCAGGCGGAAAGCAGTTCTTTTTCGCCGCTGTGTCCGCCGTACCAGATGGGGCCGACAGTGTGGATCACATACCGGGCAGGCAGCCGGTAGCCTTTGGTAATCTTTGCCTCGCCGGTTTCACAGCCGCCGAGGGTGCTGCATTCCGCCAGCAGTTCCGGACCCGCGGCGCGGTGAATGGCGCCGTCCACACCGCCGCCGCCCAGCAGGGAACGGTTGGCCGCGTTGACGATGGCGTCCACATTCATTTTGGTGATATCATTTCTGACAATTTCGAAGGGCATGAGGACTCACTCTCCTTCCTGGGATCATTGTAGCAGAGCATTTGCGGAGGTTGCAAGTCCGGGACGGATTTCACTCGACAAGGCAGGGTTTTCATTGTATCGTATAGGAAGAGTATCAGACACTGAAGGAGCACAGCACTTATATGAGAATCATCTTTGTCCGTCACGGTGAACCGGATTACGCGCATGACTGCCTCACGGAGATGGGCAGGCTGCAGGCGGTGGACGCCGCGGAACGTCTCCGGAATGAAGGCATTGAAGAAATATTTTCCTCTCCGCAGGGCCGGGCGGCTGAAACTGCGGCGGCAACGGCGGATTTGCTGAAACGGCCGGTACAGACCCTGGATTATATGCGGGAATTGCACTGGGGCAGCATTGACGGAACTCCGCTCCCGTCGGACGGCCATCCCTGGGACCTGGCGGACCTGATGGCGGAGGAAGGCTGGGACCTGACAAATCCCGGCTGGCGGGAACACCCGTATTTCAGGAATAACCAGGTGACCGCGAATGCGGACCTGGTGGCGGAAAAAACGGATGAATGGCTGCGCACGCTCGGCTATGAGCGGGAAGGCGCGTTCTACCGGTGTGTGAGGCCGGACAACCGGCAGAAAACCGTGGCGCTGTTCAGTCACGGCGGCTCTTCCGCCGCGGCAATCGGGCATATCCTGAACCTGCCGTTTCCCTATGCCTGCGGCTTGTTCCATCTGGAGTTCACCGGCATTACCATCATCCGGCTGGACAGGAATCCGGGCTCCCGGCGGCTGCCCTGCCTTGAGCTGGCCAATGACGGACGCCATATTCACGGCCCTCATTACCACCGGCTGAACAATATGTAAGGACCGGAGGGACAGAGTATGATCGCAAGGGACAGACTGAGGAAAGCAATCCTGCTGCTGGCGGTGCTTCTGCTGCCGGCATGGACCGTTTCTGCGTCCGCGTCCGGCGAATGGCTGGCTTTCTCCGGGGAGAATGATCCGGCGGAACTGCTCTGTCCTGTCCAGGAATATACCGGCACAGTCCGGATCACCTTCCTGGGAGACTGCACCCTGGGCGGGGAGGAGAAAACCCGGAACGCGGCCCGGGGTTTTAACCGGGTGATTGAACAGAACGGGATGGAATATCCCTTCCGGAACCTGATGACCCTCACTGCCGGGGATGACCTGACGGTGGCCAATCTGGAGGGGGTGCTTTCAGACCGGGATCTGTCCAAAGTCAAAAAGACGTATAATTTCAAGGGCTCTACGGCCTATACGGAAATCCTGAAGGCGGGCTCCGTGGAGTGCGTCACCCTGGCCAACAATCATTCCCATGACTATGATACTGCCGGATACCTGGATACGAAGGCGGCGCTGGATGCTGCCGGTATCGCTTATTTCGGCACGGACTGCACGGCGGTCTGGAAGAATGAGGACGGCCTGATGATTGGCTTCCTGGGCGTATCCGGATCGCTTTCCGGCAACCGGGCGAAGGATTATGCAAAGCGGGCGGACTTTCTCCATGCTGCCGGCTGCGCGGCAGTGATTACGGTGATGCATGCCGGGACGGAATACGCGTCCGAACCGGACGGCTATCAGCAGCAGATTGTAAACCGGGCCCTGGACTGCGGCACGGACCTGATCATCGGCCATCATCCCCATGTGGTGCAGGGCTGGGAGGAACGGAACGGTGTGCCGGTGGTCTACAGCCTGGGCAACTGTGTTTTCGGCGGCAACACCAACCCGAAGGATCACGACGCGCTGGCAGTGCAGGCGGAGCTTTCCTTCCGGGAGGGGGAGCTGGAAGAAATCACCCTGCGTTTCTATCCGCTCTCTGTTTCCGGTGAACCCGGGCGCAACGATTATTCACCGGTGCTGCTGGAGGGTGCGGACGCGGAGCGGGTGCTGAAAAAGATGGAGGAATCCACCGGGGTGTCTCCGGGCAGCTTTGATCCGGACGCGGGCGCGGTGGTCAGCGTTTCCGTAAAGCATTGAAATAACCTGCCTGCCGGGAAACCGGCAGGTTTTCTGTCCTGTCCGGCATTGCTGAGGACCGGGAAGGATGGTATAATCCAGACAGAAACGGATGCATTCTGAAACATTGACATACAGCAGGAGGGATGAAGATGAAGAAGATCATGTGTATGCTGACCGCTTTGCTGATGGCGCTGGCGCTGCTGTGCGGCCCGGCGGCTGTGCCCGCGGCCCGGGCGGAGGAGGAATACACCCTGCCCCGGGAGGAGGGGACGCGCCAGCTGACCTTCTACTGGCAGGATGAGGAAGCGGATTACAGTACCTGCGACATGTGGATCTGGTATCCCAACGCGGACGGCCACGGGTACCTGTTCCATCCCTGCGCCTACGGGGTGAAGGTCGTGCTGAACGTACCGGAAGATGTCAGCGAGGTGGGCTTTATCGTCCGCCGCAGGTGTTCGGATCCCGGCGGAGCAAGCTGGGGCGAGGCGACCAAGGACTATGACGGCGACCGCTACGCTGAAATCACCGGGGACACAACAGAGGTCTACCTGCTGCCCGGAGATGAGAACCAGTACAAGAGCAACGACGGCGGCGTGACGCTGTACCAGGAGAAGAAAATGACGATGGCAGGCATTGTGGAGCTGAACCAGATTCAGTATTACCTGAATCCGGCGGTACGGCTCGAGTCCATGGACCAGGTGACGGTGACTGAACAGGAAACCGGCAGGAAACTGGAAGTGACCGGTCTTTCCAGCCTGAACAACAGCGTGATCGCCGGCAAGATCACCGTCGGGGAAGAGCTGGACCTGACCCGCTCCTATACAGTGCAGATTGAAGGGTATGACGCGATCACCGCGGTGCCTACCAATGTCTTTGATTCAGCCGCTTTCGCGGAAAAGTTCAACTATGACGGGGATGACCTGGGCGCCATACCCGGGGAAAACGGCACCGTCTTCAAGGTCTGGGCACCGACGGCTTCCCGGGTGGTGCTGAACCTGTTTGAGGCCGGCGACGGCGGGGAAGCGTATGACCACGTGGAGATGACCCGGGGAGAGAAGGGCGTCTGGAGCGCGGAGACGACCTGCGGCAAGGGAACCTACTACACCTATTCGGTCACAACGGTTGTCGGGGAGCAGGAAGCGGTGGATCCCTACGCGAAGGCAGTCGGCGTGAACGGAGACCGGGGCATGGTGATTGACCTGGATGCCACGGATCCGGAAGGATTCGGAGAGGATGCCTTCATTGACAGCATCAACGCCTACAACGAAGCGGTGATCTGGGAAGTGCACGTCCGTGATTTCTCCAACAAGCTGGCTTCGTCGGCTTATCCGGGCAAGTACCTGGCCTTTACCGAACACGGCCTGAAAAATGCTTCCGGAGAACCGGCGGGCGTTGACTACCTGACGGATCTGGGGATTACCCACGTGCACCTGCAGCCGGTATATGACTACGCCACCGTGGACGAATCCTCCAATGAACCGGAGTTCAACTGGGGCTATGACCCGAAGAACTATAACGTGCCGGAAGGAAGCTACTCCACGGATCCGTTCCATGGGGAAGTCCGCATTAAGGAATTCAAGCAGATGGTACAGGCGCTGCACCAGAGCGGGCTGGGCGTGGTCATGGACGTGGTGTATAACCACACCTATGACGGCAACTCCTGCCTGAACCGGATTGTGCCGTATTACTATTATCGCTTCGATAACCGGGGCGGCTGGTCCAACGGCTCCGGCTGCGGAAACGAGACCGCCTCGGAACGCCCCATGTTCCGGAAGTACATGGTGGACTCCGTCCGCTACTGGGCGGAGGAATACCATGTGGACGGTTTCCGCTTTGACCTGATGGCGCTGCATGATGTCCAGACCATGCAGGAAATCGAGGCTGCGGTGCATGCTGTGAATCCCCGGGCAATCCTTTACGGGGAAGGCTGGACCGGCGGCACGACGCCCCTGATGGAAAACCGGCGGGCGAGCCAGGCGAATATCAAGAAGGTTACGGCTTCCGAGGGCGCCATCGGCGCGGTCGCAGTATTCAACGACGCGATCCGGGACGGCCTGAAGGGCAGCGTGTTCAACGCGAAGGACCGGGGCTATATCAGCGGAATCATCAGCAAGAATACCGCCGGACAGGTGGTCTTCGGACTGACCGGCGGTGTGAAGAACACAATGGTATCCTGGTCTGTGCCGGGCAACGGCGTCATCAACTAC is a genomic window containing:
- the pulA gene encoding type I pullulanase → MKKIMCMLTALLMALALLCGPAAVPAARAEEEYTLPREEGTRQLTFYWQDEEADYSTCDMWIWYPNADGHGYLFHPCAYGVKVVLNVPEDVSEVGFIVRRRCSDPGGASWGEATKDYDGDRYAEITGDTTEVYLLPGDENQYKSNDGGVTLYQEKKMTMAGIVELNQIQYYLNPAVRLESMDQVTVTEQETGRKLEVTGLSSLNNSVIAGKITVGEELDLTRSYTVQIEGYDAITAVPTNVFDSAAFAEKFNYDGDDLGAIPGENGTVFKVWAPTASRVVLNLFEAGDGGEAYDHVEMTRGEKGVWSAETTCGKGTYYTYSVTTVVGEQEAVDPYAKAVGVNGDRGMVIDLDATDPEGFGEDAFIDSINAYNEAVIWEVHVRDFSNKLASSAYPGKYLAFTEHGLKNASGEPAGVDYLTDLGITHVHLQPVYDYATVDESSNEPEFNWGYDPKNYNVPEGSYSTDPFHGEVRIKEFKQMVQALHQSGLGVVMDVVYNHTYDGNSCLNRIVPYYYYRFDNRGGWSNGSGCGNETASERPMFRKYMVDSVRYWAEEYHVDGFRFDLMALHDVQTMQEIEAAVHAVNPRAILYGEGWTGGTTPLMENRRASQANIKKVTASEGAIGAVAVFNDAIRDGLKGSVFNAKDRGYISGIISKNTAGQVVFGLTGGVKNTMVSWSVPGNGVINYMACHDNHTLYDRLLASCSVDSEEDRLKMNRFGTSIIMIGKGIPFFLAGEEMLRSKGGDSNSYKSSDEVNNIRWDDLTAGSANMAMRDFYRGLIAMRKANPFLTGGEIACEVLEDNAIEVRWTEDEKLIAYALVNPKADREVTLPEGEWQALLYNETIDPEGTQTLSGTVTAAERTVLLVRAK
- a CDS encoding histidine phosphatase family protein — translated: MRIIFVRHGEPDYAHDCLTEMGRLQAVDAAERLRNEGIEEIFSSPQGRAAETAAATADLLKRPVQTLDYMRELHWGSIDGTPLPSDGHPWDLADLMAEEGWDLTNPGWREHPYFRNNQVTANADLVAEKTDEWLRTLGYEREGAFYRCVRPDNRQKTVALFSHGGSSAAAIGHILNLPFPYACGLFHLEFTGITIIRLDRNPGSRRLPCLELANDGRHIHGPHYHRLNNM
- a CDS encoding CapA family protein; amino-acid sequence: MIARDRLRKAILLLAVLLLPAWTVSASASGEWLAFSGENDPAELLCPVQEYTGTVRITFLGDCTLGGEEKTRNAARGFNRVIEQNGMEYPFRNLMTLTAGDDLTVANLEGVLSDRDLSKVKKTYNFKGSTAYTEILKAGSVECVTLANNHSHDYDTAGYLDTKAALDAAGIAYFGTDCTAVWKNEDGLMIGFLGVSGSLSGNRAKDYAKRADFLHAAGCAAVITVMHAGTEYASEPDGYQQQIVNRALDCGTDLIIGHHPHVVQGWEERNGVPVVYSLGNCVFGGNTNPKDHDALAVQAELSFREGELEEITLRFYPLSVSGEPGRNDYSPVLLEGADAERVLKKMEESTGVSPGSFDPDAGAVVSVSVKH
- a CDS encoding O-acetyl-ADP-ribose deacetylase encodes the protein MPFEIVRNDITKMNVDAIVNAANRSLLGGGGVDGAIHRAAGPELLAECSTLGGCETGEAKITKGYRLPARYVIHTVGPIWYGGHSGEKELLSACYRHSLELAVENGCESVAFPMISAGAYGYPGDQAMAVAVETITGFLMDHDLMVYLVVFGRDSFLNSKKLFRDVKEYIDDVYAETRIRRRRENIRENLWHSDETTALDYDMEICQPLMGNSCPEAAEPKVQASAPAPAPSLAPDWKEILKQTDEGFSQALLRLIDERGMTDAQCYKKANVDRKLFSKIRSNPAYKPSKPTVLAFAVALELTLPETKTLLKKAGFALTRSSEFDLVLEYCIKHRIYNIYDINEVLFGLDMPLLGSGMG